In Nitrospira sp., one genomic interval encodes:
- a CDS encoding UvrD-helicase domain-containing protein — protein sequence MSEPLSIPDQEAREAAATTFDRNVVVIAGAGTGKTTLLVNRLLYLLMRRPDPLALSRIVALTFTNKAAAEMKVRLRERLRALVNERDREGEAAGGGAVSVADLRRRYGWTIDEIVARAETALRDLDKAQIGTLHSFAAHLLRLYPIEAGVAPTFKTDEDGSRFDDHFAMEWDLWLDCELGATGRDHARWRTLLKSFRLQELYELAYGLHNDLIDLEGLTAQVREGELSVGLMDWFAQKHRQAEALLLRYDSPKRRKVESMLAALVQLYGLLLDRGLTGPEALSLEAREALEKDLGTAPTGWTDDDFDEVKALQRVALRLLSVDHGVMEEVLEVLVPFVQAVRLSFRNSGWLTFDGLLAKARGLLRDHPSIREQLKREYRALLVDEFQDTDPVQYEIVLYLAEQLGRQATSWREARLEEGKLFIVGDPKQSIYAFRRADIEAFDHVVARLEDGGALRCELATNFRSHQSVLEVVNGVFDALLVAQPSVQPPNVPLAVQPNRTSPFRNAGVELRLVRADQDDDLDSAAATRVEAEQVALLIARLLTEAEEGAGAAGSESGLRPGHIALLFRKLTQTEPYLESLRRQGIDFTIDGEKHFYCRQEVIDLVNLLRSVANPHDGVAFLGILRAPLGGLSDQQLLELRERGALDYRRIDRLSGWDHPQAETIGRLYRILSQLHTEAPLVPLPEAVDLLFQRLPLLELAAASLHGEQAVANLLKVRRMAEDLADRPGLSLTEFVGLFITRLEEQPEEAESALAEDTLDAVRILTIHKAKGLEFPVVILAGLHHGDGASRGPAGPVIWHDWSTGVQGVEFGDRCSIGAVLVAEKARVREQAERRRLFYVGMTRARERLVLSGALPKRRVRGALLDLLERAVGSELGLADQDALSVGQGAFRQVVVPGEDGPPARQRPRSAEWEPGVVDQILMDRWAERDRVWAERRSEALVVSPSDFIEKLTVPVKGVPRSREEAVSGKAVGTLVHRLLQHWDFAGDPARQLAQLDQPPLLPEAEAVRTILATFIDSPAYERLQRATLVGREVPFLIPWNEGRQILEGVIDVLYRLDGRLWIADYKTDMIPRDQVEARAALYREQARLYRRAVETALGEPVAGFEFIFLRHGLIVPG from the coding sequence GTGAGTGAGCCGCTCTCCATTCCCGATCAAGAGGCGCGGGAGGCGGCGGCCACGACCTTCGACCGGAACGTGGTGGTCATCGCCGGAGCCGGCACGGGAAAAACCACGCTGCTGGTCAATCGGCTCCTCTACTTGCTGATGCGGCGGCCCGATCCGCTGGCTCTCTCCAGGATCGTCGCGTTGACCTTCACCAACAAGGCGGCCGCGGAAATGAAAGTTCGGCTGCGGGAACGGCTGCGCGCGTTGGTGAACGAGCGGGATCGCGAGGGCGAGGCTGCGGGGGGAGGGGCGGTGTCGGTTGCCGATCTCCGCCGGCGGTACGGCTGGACGATCGATGAGATCGTTGCGCGCGCCGAGACGGCCTTGCGTGATCTCGACAAGGCGCAGATCGGGACGCTGCACAGCTTCGCCGCCCATCTCCTGCGGCTCTATCCCATCGAGGCGGGCGTCGCGCCCACGTTCAAGACCGATGAAGACGGGTCGCGCTTCGACGACCATTTCGCCATGGAGTGGGATCTGTGGCTGGATTGCGAATTGGGGGCGACCGGACGCGACCATGCCCGTTGGCGGACCCTGCTCAAATCGTTCCGGCTCCAGGAGTTGTATGAGCTGGCCTATGGCCTCCACAACGACCTGATCGATCTGGAGGGATTGACAGCGCAGGTGAGAGAGGGAGAACTCAGCGTCGGTCTGATGGACTGGTTCGCGCAGAAACACCGGCAGGCCGAGGCCCTGCTCCTTCGATACGACAGCCCCAAACGGCGCAAGGTCGAATCGATGCTGGCCGCGCTCGTGCAGCTCTATGGCCTGCTGCTGGATCGCGGATTGACCGGCCCTGAGGCCCTGTCGTTGGAGGCCCGGGAGGCGCTGGAGAAGGATCTGGGGACTGCCCCGACCGGATGGACGGACGACGACTTCGACGAGGTGAAGGCGCTCCAACGGGTGGCGCTGCGCCTGCTCAGCGTCGACCATGGGGTAATGGAGGAGGTGCTCGAGGTGCTCGTGCCCTTCGTGCAAGCGGTACGCCTGTCGTTTCGCAATTCAGGTTGGCTCACCTTTGACGGATTGCTCGCCAAGGCCCGAGGATTGCTCCGCGACCATCCGTCCATCCGAGAACAGTTGAAACGCGAATACCGCGCCCTCTTGGTCGATGAGTTTCAAGACACCGATCCGGTGCAATATGAAATCGTGCTCTATCTGGCCGAACAGCTCGGCCGGCAAGCCACGTCCTGGCGCGAGGCTCGGCTGGAAGAGGGGAAGTTATTCATCGTGGGGGATCCGAAACAGTCGATCTATGCCTTTCGGCGCGCCGATATCGAGGCGTTCGACCATGTGGTCGCTCGATTGGAAGATGGCGGGGCGTTGCGCTGTGAGTTGGCGACGAATTTCCGCAGCCACCAGTCCGTGCTGGAGGTCGTGAACGGGGTGTTTGATGCCTTGCTCGTGGCGCAGCCCTCGGTCCAGCCGCCGAACGTCCCCTTGGCCGTGCAACCGAACCGCACCAGCCCCTTCCGCAACGCAGGGGTCGAATTGCGTCTGGTCAGGGCGGATCAGGACGATGACTTGGATTCCGCCGCTGCAACGAGAGTGGAGGCGGAGCAGGTCGCGCTCCTGATCGCTCGTCTGCTCACGGAAGCTGAGGAAGGCGCGGGTGCCGCAGGGTCCGAGTCCGGTCTGCGGCCCGGCCACATCGCCTTGCTGTTTCGAAAATTGACCCAGACGGAACCGTATTTGGAGTCTCTGCGCCGGCAGGGGATCGACTTCACGATCGATGGAGAAAAACATTTCTACTGCCGGCAGGAAGTGATCGACCTGGTCAATCTTCTCCGCAGCGTGGCGAATCCCCATGACGGCGTCGCCTTCCTGGGGATACTGCGGGCACCTCTCGGGGGCCTGTCCGATCAACAGCTCCTCGAACTCCGTGAACGGGGCGCTTTGGACTACCGCCGGATCGACCGGCTCTCCGGCTGGGACCATCCGCAAGCCGAAACGATTGGGCGACTCTACCGGATTCTGTCACAGTTGCACACCGAGGCTCCGCTGGTGCCGTTGCCGGAGGCGGTCGATCTGCTGTTTCAACGGCTGCCCCTGCTGGAGCTTGCGGCAGCGTCGCTCCACGGCGAACAGGCTGTCGCGAACCTGCTCAAGGTTCGACGGATGGCGGAGGACCTGGCGGATCGTCCCGGCCTCTCGCTGACGGAGTTCGTGGGGCTGTTCATCACTCGGCTGGAAGAGCAGCCTGAAGAGGCGGAGAGTGCCCTGGCCGAGGATACGCTGGATGCCGTGCGAATCTTGACCATTCACAAGGCCAAGGGTTTGGAGTTTCCAGTGGTGATTCTCGCGGGGCTGCATCACGGGGACGGCGCGTCGCGAGGGCCGGCTGGGCCGGTGATTTGGCATGATTGGTCCACCGGTGTGCAGGGGGTGGAGTTTGGGGACCGGTGCAGCATCGGGGCCGTGCTGGTGGCCGAAAAGGCCCGGGTGCGTGAGCAGGCGGAGCGGCGGCGCCTGTTCTATGTCGGCATGACGCGGGCGCGTGAACGCCTCGTGTTGTCCGGGGCGCTGCCCAAGCGGCGGGTGCGCGGCGCGTTGCTCGATCTCCTGGAACGGGCTGTCGGCTCGGAGTTGGGGCTGGCTGATCAGGATGCGCTGTCGGTGGGGCAGGGTGCCTTCCGGCAGGTGGTGGTACCAGGCGAAGACGGTCCGCCGGCGCGGCAGAGGCCTCGCTCAGCCGAATGGGAGCCGGGAGTCGTCGACCAGATTCTCATGGATCGCTGGGCGGAGCGTGATCGTGTCTGGGCTGAACGACGGTCGGAAGCGCTGGTGGTTTCGCCGTCCGACTTCATCGAGAAACTTACCGTTCCAGTGAAGGGGGTGCCACGCAGTCGTGAAGAGGCAGTGTCGGGCAAAGCGGTCGGCACGCTCGTCCATCGTCTGCTGCAGCATTGGGATTTCGCCGGTGATCCTGCCCGGCAGCTGGCCCAGCTCGATCAGCCTCCGCTCCTGCCGGAGGCGGAAGCGGTACGTACGATCCTCGCCACCTTCATCGATTCACCGGCCTACGAACGCCTTCAGCGCGCCACGCTGGTGGGGCGGGAGGTGCCGTTCCTAATCCCCTGGAACGAGGGCCGGCAGATCCTGGAGGGGGTGATCGACGTCCTCTACCGCCTCGATGGTCGGCTCTGGATTGCCGACTACAAGACGGATATGATTCCGCGCGATCAGGTCGAGGCACGGGCGGCGCTCTATCGAGAGCAGGCGCGCCTCTATCGCCGGGCGGTCGAGACGGCGCTTGGCGAACCGGTGGCAGGGTTTGAGTTCATCTTCCTGCGACATGGCTTGATCGTGCCGGGGTAA